The proteins below are encoded in one region of Rhizobium sp. 9140:
- the choW gene encoding choline ABC transporter permease subunit, protein MDFLTGHRVPIGQGAKAFVDWLTTNFSLFFDQLSSFLSGVVTAILFVLQYPHPLVVVGIVTVLAWWLRRSIGVTLFTGLGLLLIINQGYWKETTETLALVLAASVVSMAIGIPLGIAAARRAWVYAFMRPVLDLMQTIPTFVYLIPALILFGLGMVPGLIATVIFAIPAPIRLTRLGIISTPPSLTEAAVSFGATPSQVLRKIELPFATPQIMAGLTQTIMLSLSMVVISALVGANGLGVPVLRALNTVNVAKGFEAGLCIVILAIILDRLFRSSDEGEGA, encoded by the coding sequence ATGGATTTTCTGACAGGACACCGTGTTCCTATCGGCCAGGGCGCGAAGGCCTTCGTCGACTGGTTGACGACCAATTTCAGCCTGTTCTTCGACCAGCTCTCCAGCTTCCTGTCGGGCGTCGTCACGGCCATTCTTTTCGTTCTGCAGTATCCACATCCCCTCGTCGTCGTCGGCATCGTCACCGTACTGGCCTGGTGGCTGCGCCGCTCCATCGGCGTCACGCTCTTCACCGGCCTTGGCCTGCTGCTCATCATCAACCAGGGTTACTGGAAGGAAACGACGGAAACGCTGGCCCTCGTGCTGGCGGCAAGCGTCGTCTCCATGGCCATCGGCATTCCCCTGGGCATCGCCGCCGCGCGGCGCGCCTGGGTCTACGCCTTCATGCGCCCCGTACTTGACCTGATGCAGACCATCCCGACCTTCGTCTATCTCATTCCTGCGTTGATCCTTTTCGGCCTCGGCATGGTCCCCGGTCTGATCGCCACCGTCATCTTCGCGATTCCGGCGCCCATCCGCCTGACGCGGCTCGGCATCATCTCGACCCCACCCTCCCTGACAGAGGCGGCCGTGTCCTTCGGCGCCACGCCATCGCAGGTGCTGCGCAAGATCGAGCTGCCCTTCGCCACGCCGCAGATCATGGCAGGCCTTACCCAGACCATCATGCTGTCGCTGTCCATGGTGGTCATCTCCGCCCTCGTCGGTGCCAACGGGCTCGGCGTTCCCGTGCTGCGCGCGCTGAACACGGTTAACGTCGCCAAGGGCTTCGAGGCCGGCCTCTGCATCGTTATTCTCGCGATCATTCTCGATCGCCTCTTCCGCTCCTCGGACGAAGGAGAAGGCGCATGA
- the choV gene encoding choline ABC transporter ATP-binding protein — protein MSDAVIFGNVDIVFGERPERALQMVDAGKTRDEIGEATGLVLGVAGASLTVREGEILVLMGLSGSGKSTLLRAVNGLAPVVRGNVSVKTGNGTIDPYRATSKALRDFRMHTVSMVFQQFALLPWRTVEDNVGFGLELAGVPDAERRRRVGEQLELVNLTQWAGRKVQELSGGMQQRVGLARAFATGAPILLMDEPFSALDPLIRTRLQDELLEFQRRLKKTILFVSHDLDEAFRIGNRIAIMEGGRIIQCGTPQEIVKNPANQYVADFVQHMNPITMLTATDVMQRGLAQRPSPGGVSATAAPDTPLIDILDAMTRQPGAIGVVENGAVIGTIDAQDVIEGLTRHRTRP, from the coding sequence ATGAGCGATGCCGTGATCTTCGGAAATGTCGATATCGTGTTCGGCGAACGCCCCGAAAGGGCCTTGCAGATGGTCGATGCCGGCAAGACCCGCGACGAGATCGGCGAGGCCACGGGTCTCGTTCTCGGCGTGGCCGGTGCATCGCTCACCGTGCGCGAAGGCGAAATCCTCGTGCTGATGGGGCTGTCGGGCTCTGGAAAGTCGACGCTGCTGCGAGCGGTCAATGGTCTGGCGCCTGTGGTGCGTGGCAATGTCAGCGTGAAGACGGGCAACGGCACGATCGACCCTTACCGCGCGACGTCCAAGGCCTTGCGCGACTTCCGCATGCACACCGTCTCCATGGTGTTCCAGCAGTTCGCGCTTCTGCCCTGGCGCACGGTCGAGGACAATGTCGGCTTCGGACTCGAGCTTGCCGGCGTGCCAGATGCCGAGCGCCGGCGCCGCGTCGGCGAACAGCTGGAACTGGTCAACCTCACGCAGTGGGCCGGCCGCAAGGTGCAGGAGCTCTCCGGCGGTATGCAGCAGCGCGTCGGCCTTGCCCGGGCCTTTGCCACCGGCGCGCCGATCCTCCTGATGGACGAGCCTTTTTCGGCACTCGACCCGCTCATCCGCACGCGCCTGCAGGACGAGCTTCTCGAATTCCAGCGCCGGCTGAAAAAGACCATTCTGTTCGTCAGTCACGATCTGGACGAAGCCTTCCGGATCGGCAACCGCATCGCCATCATGGAGGGTGGACGCATCATCCAGTGCGGCACGCCGCAGGAAATCGTCAAGAACCCCGCCAATCAGTATGTGGCCGATTTCGTTCAGCACATGAACCCGATCACCATGCTGACCGCGACAGATGTCATGCAGCGCGGCCTTGCCCAGCGCCCCTCGCCTGGTGGCGTCAGTGCCACAGCAGCACCCGATACGCCGCTGATCGACATCCTCGACGCCATGACCCGCCAGCCGGGCGCGATCGGCGTCGTCGAAAACGGTGCCGTCATCGGGACCATCGACGCTCAGGACGTGATTGAGGGCCTGACGCGGCATCGAACGCGCCCCTGA
- a CDS encoding HugZ family pyridoxamine 5'-phosphate oxidase has protein sequence MTDKPPVLRETDEAARKLARLVLREQRSAAIAVLEPASDGFPFVSRVLLGFDIDGTPVILASRLATHTQALLADVRCSLLAGRTGKGDPLAHPRITVQCEAEPVTHTDPRHPRLRSRFLGRHPKAQLYIDFPDFLFFRLAPLRASFNAGFGRAYVLGGNDLLIASPALEEIAAAERVLLDELESNGDAVTYRVVDDPEPVTPGWQVTGIDAEGIDLAFGDAFRRVVFPRQVENTADLRAMFVKLYR, from the coding sequence ATGACAGACAAACCACCCGTATTGCGCGAAACGGACGAGGCGGCGCGAAAGCTCGCCCGCCTTGTCCTGCGTGAACAGCGCAGCGCAGCCATCGCCGTTCTCGAACCGGCCAGCGACGGCTTCCCCTTCGTCAGCCGTGTGCTCCTTGGCTTCGACATCGACGGCACGCCGGTCATCTTGGCCTCGCGGCTGGCAACCCATACGCAGGCGCTGCTCGCCGATGTCAGGTGCTCGCTGCTTGCCGGACGCACGGGCAAGGGCGATCCACTCGCACATCCGAGAATCACCGTGCAGTGCGAGGCGGAACCCGTGACGCACACGGACCCGCGGCACCCGCGCTTGCGGTCCCGCTTCCTGGGGCGCCATCCCAAAGCGCAGCTTTATATCGATTTCCCCGATTTCCTGTTTTTCCGGCTTGCACCTCTCCGCGCAAGCTTCAATGCGGGCTTCGGCCGGGCTTACGTGTTGGGAGGAAATGACCTTCTGATCGCGTCGCCTGCGCTGGAAGAAATCGCAGCAGCAGAACGCGTTCTTCTTGACGAACTCGAAAGCAACGGAGATGCTGTCACATATAGGGTTGTGGACGATCCCGAGCCGGTTACTCCGGGCTGGCAAGTGACGGGCATCGATGCCGAGGGAATCGATCTTGCCTTCGGAGACGCATTCCGTCGGGTGGTCTTTCCCCGGCAGGTTGAAAACACAGCGGATCTCCGCGCAATGTTCGTCAAACTTTACCGTTAA
- a CDS encoding ArsR/SmtB family transcription factor, which yields METIPPHQHEKAEVAADFLSAMANPKRLLILNELVKGEMAVGALAAQVGLSQSALSQHLSKLRAQSLVTTRRDAQTIYYSSSSESVLKVLSMLSEIYGAADAKEEAQPRRRSA from the coding sequence ATGGAAACAATTCCTCCCCACCAGCATGAAAAAGCCGAGGTCGCTGCGGATTTTCTTTCGGCTATGGCCAACCCGAAGCGGCTGCTGATCCTGAACGAACTGGTCAAGGGCGAAATGGCTGTCGGAGCGCTTGCTGCTCAGGTCGGCCTTAGTCAGTCTGCACTTTCGCAACACCTGTCGAAGCTTCGGGCCCAGAGCCTGGTTACGACACGCCGCGACGCCCAGACGATCTACTACTCGTCTTCGTCCGAGTCCGTTTTGAAGGTCCTCTCGATGCTGTCCGAAATCTACGGCGCAGCAGACGCGAAGGAAGAAGCACAGCCGCGTCGCCGCTCTGCGTAA
- a CDS encoding aspartate aminotransferase family protein yields the protein MSNRLNATPNDLRAFWMPFTSNRQFKKEPRMFVSAKDMHYKTHDGRTVLDGTAGLWCVNAGHCRPLITEAIREQAGELDYAPAFQLGHPKAFELANRLVDIAPEGFNHVLYTNSGSESVDTALKVALAYHRVKGDGARSRLIGRERGYHGVNFGGISVGGIVSNRKMFGTLLSGVDHMPHTHMPDKNAFTKGEPEHGGDIASELERIVTLHDASTIAAVIVEPVAGSTGVLIPPKGYLQKLREICTKHGILLIFDEVITGYGRLGTPFAAQYFDVMPDMIVTAKGLTNGVIPMGAVFVTSEIHDAFMQGPEHMIEFFHGYTYSGNPIASAAAIATLDTYRDEGLLTRAATLAPYWENALHALRDCPHVIDIRNIGLIGAIELAPIAGEPTKRAFSAFLKAYENGLLIRTTGDTIALSPPLIITEAEIDELVGGIRQVLESGI from the coding sequence ATGTCGAACCGCCTGAACGCCACTCCCAACGATCTGCGCGCCTTCTGGATGCCCTTCACGTCGAACCGGCAGTTCAAGAAGGAACCACGCATGTTCGTCTCGGCGAAGGACATGCACTACAAGACGCATGACGGGCGCACCGTTCTCGACGGCACGGCCGGACTTTGGTGCGTCAATGCCGGGCACTGCCGCCCGCTGATCACCGAGGCCATCCGCGAACAGGCGGGCGAGCTCGATTATGCCCCCGCCTTCCAGCTCGGCCACCCCAAGGCGTTCGAGCTTGCCAACCGCCTCGTGGACATTGCGCCCGAGGGCTTCAACCATGTGCTCTATACGAATTCCGGCTCTGAATCGGTCGATACGGCTCTCAAGGTCGCCCTCGCCTATCACCGGGTGAAGGGCGACGGCGCGCGTTCGCGCCTCATCGGCCGCGAGCGCGGCTACCACGGCGTCAATTTCGGCGGCATCTCCGTCGGCGGCATCGTCTCGAACCGCAAGATGTTCGGCACGCTGCTCAGCGGCGTCGATCACATGCCGCACACGCATATGCCGGACAAGAACGCCTTCACCAAGGGCGAGCCCGAGCATGGCGGCGACATCGCCTCCGAACTCGAACGCATCGTCACCCTGCACGATGCCTCCACCATCGCCGCCGTTATCGTGGAGCCCGTCGCAGGCTCCACCGGCGTGCTCATCCCGCCGAAGGGCTATCTGCAAAAACTGCGCGAGATCTGCACCAAGCACGGCATCCTGTTGATCTTCGACGAGGTCATCACCGGCTACGGGCGGCTGGGGACGCCGTTCGCGGCACAGTATTTCGACGTCATGCCGGACATGATCGTCACGGCGAAAGGCCTCACCAACGGCGTCATCCCCATGGGCGCCGTCTTCGTGACGTCGGAGATCCACGACGCGTTCATGCAGGGACCCGAACACATGATCGAGTTCTTCCACGGCTATACCTATTCCGGGAACCCGATCGCCTCGGCCGCCGCTATCGCCACGCTCGACACCTACCGTGACGAGGGCCTTCTGACCCGCGCAGCCACGCTCGCACCCTATTGGGAAAACGCTCTGCATGCGCTGCGCGACTGCCCGCATGTCATCGACATCCGCAACATCGGCCTCATCGGCGCCATTGAGCTCGCTCCGATCGCCGGCGAGCCCACGAAGCGCGCTTTCTCGGCCTTCCTCAAAGCCTATGAGAATGGCCTGTTGATCCGCACCACCGGCGACACGATTGCCTTGTCACCGCCGCTGATCATCACGGAAGCTGAGATCGATGAGCTCGTTGGCGGCATCCGGCAGGTGCTCGAAAGCGGAATTTGA